Proteins encoded within one genomic window of Streptomyces sp. NBC_01314:
- a CDS encoding DUF4913 domain-containing protein, with amino-acid sequence MTTAQDQAGAPPFILYLDGEDYAEEMRNLALWVSDLLLPVYGREVTSQQPWCPRWWEHLEAIARLHALWLAWQECTDPAAGASGPAVWHRDHLGPVLAELRSPAGPFAGCKQGSHRAKAAPTVEAYDG; translated from the coding sequence ATGACCACTGCTCAGGATCAGGCCGGAGCGCCACCCTTCATCCTCTACCTGGACGGCGAGGACTACGCCGAGGAGATGCGCAACCTGGCCCTGTGGGTCTCGGATCTCCTCCTGCCCGTCTACGGCCGCGAGGTCACCTCGCAGCAGCCCTGGTGCCCCCGCTGGTGGGAGCACCTGGAGGCGATCGCCCGGCTGCACGCCCTCTGGCTGGCCTGGCAGGAGTGCACCGACCCGGCGGCCGGTGCCTCCGGCCCCGCCGTCTGGCATCGCGACCACCTCGGCCCCGTACTCGCCGAACTCCGCTCCCCCGCCGGACCGTTCGCGGGCTGCAAACAGGGCAGCCATCGGGCGAAGGCGGCGCCGACGGTCGAGGCGTACGACGGCTGA
- a CDS encoding amidase has product MSGEAARTTTETAAAVRARETTAVDEVAAALERIERTEPVLCAFVEVWAEEALRRAAEVDARVAAGVWLPLAGVPIGVKGRNGLRTAVARALVAAGCVPVGATSVPGPGTPWQTWGLGAGGRTVNPWRADRTPGGSSAGSAAAVAAGLVPMATGTDGAGSVRIPAAWCGVVGLKTTNGRLPSPDRTGLAAAGVLTRYASDAAAYWRCVSGVGDARDPGDRGGCATEHDGQERPYAVGTAAATRAVRAAGATRATGGGSPPVAVWSADLGFADTDPEPAAIAHGAALRLADAGLVRLTGLTGLTGLTGLVRPPVRQARPLVHQGTPLSQAANPPAPQPLRLENPGPAWLALRAARPPESRPAHDARPSPGTHPAPLSAAQELRAENDRRLAALFAEVDLILTPTTPNAPHGHDGPGDRYSTALTWAFNLSGHPAMSIPAGFDSDGCPVGLQLVARHGEEALLLCVAEAVEAVRKYPAPETESPT; this is encoded by the coding sequence ATGTCCGGTGAGGCAGCACGCACCACCACAGAAACCGCCGCAGCCGTCCGAGCTCGCGAGACGACAGCCGTCGACGAGGTGGCGGCCGCGTTGGAACGCATAGAACGGACTGAGCCCGTCCTGTGTGCCTTCGTCGAGGTGTGGGCCGAGGAAGCGTTGCGGCGGGCGGCGGAGGTGGACGCGCGGGTGGCCGCGGGCGTGTGGCTGCCGTTGGCCGGGGTGCCGATCGGGGTGAAGGGGCGGAACGGGCTGCGTACGGCTGTGGCCCGGGCGCTGGTCGCGGCCGGGTGTGTCCCCGTGGGGGCGACGTCCGTGCCCGGCCCCGGTACCCCCTGGCAGACCTGGGGCCTCGGGGCCGGCGGCCGGACCGTCAACCCCTGGCGGGCCGACCGGACACCTGGCGGCTCCTCCGCCGGGTCCGCGGCGGCGGTCGCCGCGGGCCTGGTGCCGATGGCGACCGGCACGGACGGCGCCGGGTCGGTACGTATCCCGGCCGCCTGGTGCGGCGTCGTCGGCCTGAAGACCACGAACGGACGCCTGCCCTCCCCCGACCGCACCGGCCTCGCGGCGGCCGGTGTCCTCACCCGCTACGCGTCGGACGCGGCGGCGTACTGGCGCTGCGTGTCAGGAGTGGGGGACGCGCGGGACCCAGGCGACAGGGGAGGGTGCGCGACGGAGCACGACGGGCAGGAGCGGCCGTACGCGGTGGGGACGGCAGCGGCGACGCGAGCCGTCAGGGCGGCTGGAGCAACACGGGCGACCGGCGGCGGGTCTCCCCCCGTCGCCGTCTGGTCGGCCGACCTCGGCTTCGCCGACACCGATCCCGAGCCCGCCGCGATCGCCCACGGCGCCGCGCTCCGCCTCGCGGACGCCGGTCTCGTACGGCTCACGGGGCTTACGGGTCTTACGGGTCTCACGGGGCTCGTACGGCCGCCAGTACGCCAGGCGCGCCCGCTCGTCCACCAGGGCACCCCTCTCTCACAGGCGGCGAACCCGCCCGCGCCGCAGCCGCTTCGACTGGAAAACCCCGGACCGGCCTGGCTCGCCCTCCGCGCCGCACGGCCCCCCGAAAGCCGCCCGGCCCACGACGCCCGCCCGTCACCCGGCACCCACCCGGCTCCTCTCTCGGCCGCCCAGGAACTCCGCGCCGAGAACGACCGGCGGCTCGCCGCCCTCTTCGCCGAGGTCGACCTGATCCTCACCCCCACCACACCCAACGCGCCCCACGGTCACGACGGCCCGGGTGACCGCTACTCCACGGCTCTGACCTGGGCGTTCAACCTCAGCGGGCATCCCGCCATGAGTATCCCGGCCGGCTTCGACTCCGACGGCTGCCCGGTCGGCCTGCAGTTGGTGGCGCGGCACGGCGAGGAGGCACTGTTGCTGTGTGTGGCGGAAGCAGTCGAAGCCGTCCGGAAGTACCCCGCCCCAGAAACGGAGAGCCCGACATGA
- a CDS encoding NUDIX domain-containing protein has protein sequence MRWTVHGEHTLHDTPWVRLRSLDVERPDGTRGDYHVVRLRDLAVTAAVDDRQRVLMMWRHRFVTDTWAWELPMGLVEDGERPEEAAARELEEETGWRPGSLRELLYAQPAAGITDTQHFVFRTDDARRVGEPTEQNESDRLEWIPLADVPGLITRREIVSSATLVGVMALLLESANGASVSGR, from the coding sequence ATGAGATGGACCGTCCACGGCGAACACACCCTCCACGACACCCCATGGGTCAGGCTGCGCTCGCTGGACGTCGAGCGGCCCGATGGCACCCGTGGCGACTACCACGTGGTCCGGCTGCGGGACCTCGCCGTCACCGCGGCCGTCGACGACCGGCAGCGGGTCCTGATGATGTGGCGCCACCGCTTCGTCACGGACACCTGGGCGTGGGAGCTGCCCATGGGCCTGGTCGAGGACGGGGAACGGCCGGAGGAGGCGGCGGCGCGGGAGCTGGAGGAGGAGACGGGGTGGCGGCCGGGTTCGCTGCGGGAACTGCTCTACGCGCAGCCGGCGGCCGGCATCACCGACACCCAGCACTTCGTGTTCCGCACGGACGACGCCCGACGCGTCGGCGAGCCCACGGAGCAGAACGAGTCGGACCGCCTGGAGTGGATCCCCCTGGCCGACGTGCCCGGTCTGATCACCCGCCGGGAGATCGTCAGCAGCGCCACCCTCGTCGGCGTCATGGCCCTGTTGCTGGAGAGCGCGAACGGCGCATCCGTATCGGGTCGGTGA
- a CDS encoding ATP-binding protein produces MSTTDRKATGVLTVSDGTAVWAWTAVRVDAAADLTETQEYADLAEDDRRIKAVAAETAWLTGQWGTAHGERVELRYLSDPAERGLTCALLGRVSAATHGRAEAAALALRARLAALPRHVHATPVDDPAEVARLLTPFTPDPDAGVAEIRKRYRTGLPNRPDAGVRYYLSPQPFTASAPPWDALWRALAEHPYPVLLTIGLEPYVVPDDLGPLLHRVATQYGRLGTQGQLPDGLWSPGTQLAPDAFAVDASRVYADAARRYTGRAFRMRIALASPAPLPESLAELAGATVSPQERAREEGVLTETFSGPAHSVAWPGPGELPAAWQGLTTLEHGRWGGDHCWRLPEPLSPQLRLIAELVDAREAGAAFRLPLAVNGHMTGFPVRRPGLAGETAYRAEGPSVTLGRQLVHDSPAGPLGIGLDDLTRHALFVGTTGSGKTNTTLAFCEQLWRDHRVPFLVIEPVNSELDDYRWLATRPGFEDLVVLTVGDETTAPLRLNPFEVPAGARISTHVAGLLACFDAAFGLWDPLPNIYNRALRATYARKGVVPTDVAGPDHEWPTLRDFITEMRRECELLDYSGEVRDNIVAASRLRAESLAEGACGSTLDVTRSYPVEELLRRPVVVELAAIGDNEKEQSLVTALILQTMTEHYKANRLGGSLSHVTVIEEAHRLLGQPVARSGDAKEGNAQARAAQAFANVLAENRKYGEGVVIVEQVPGKLVEDAYKNTNLKVMHRLPAAADRELIGGTMRFSPDQERYAATLEPFHAFAHHDRLDRPALITVPDVRAAAAREAGVARAPLATSPQLAARFRDFAAEVTPVSDALSPFPDCDGCAHRCAFRSRASTAVWPEHAKELKERVARYPKSKPEQSAWWSGTAEWVAELADTVPLRDPAPDALRDYRACVFIHLARAAWQRKTLPWVRLYRTHTAPGPST; encoded by the coding sequence TTGAGCACCACCGACCGGAAGGCCACCGGTGTGCTGACCGTGTCCGACGGCACGGCGGTCTGGGCATGGACGGCGGTACGCGTCGATGCCGCCGCCGATCTCACCGAGACCCAGGAGTACGCGGATCTCGCGGAGGACGACCGCCGGATCAAGGCGGTCGCCGCCGAGACGGCCTGGCTGACCGGCCAGTGGGGCACGGCACACGGTGAGCGTGTCGAGCTGCGCTACCTCAGCGATCCGGCGGAGCGCGGCCTCACCTGCGCCCTGCTCGGCCGGGTCTCGGCGGCCACACACGGCCGGGCGGAGGCTGCCGCGCTCGCGCTGCGCGCCCGGCTGGCCGCGCTCCCCCGCCATGTGCACGCGACGCCGGTCGACGACCCGGCCGAGGTGGCGCGGCTGCTGACCCCGTTCACGCCCGATCCCGACGCGGGTGTGGCCGAGATCCGCAAGCGGTACCGCACCGGGCTGCCCAACCGTCCCGACGCGGGAGTGCGCTACTACCTGTCTCCGCAGCCGTTCACCGCGTCGGCGCCGCCGTGGGACGCGTTGTGGAGGGCGCTGGCGGAGCACCCGTACCCGGTGCTGCTGACGATCGGCCTGGAGCCGTACGTCGTACCGGACGACCTCGGCCCGCTGCTGCACCGCGTCGCCACGCAGTACGGCCGGCTCGGGACCCAGGGTCAGCTGCCGGACGGCCTCTGGTCGCCGGGCACACAGCTCGCCCCGGACGCCTTCGCGGTGGACGCCTCCCGGGTGTACGCCGACGCCGCCCGCCGTTACACCGGGCGAGCCTTCCGTATGCGGATCGCCCTGGCCTCGCCCGCGCCGCTGCCCGAGTCGTTGGCCGAGCTGGCCGGCGCGACCGTGTCTCCGCAGGAACGGGCGCGCGAGGAGGGGGTGCTCACGGAGACGTTCAGCGGACCGGCACACAGCGTGGCGTGGCCCGGACCGGGTGAACTCCCGGCCGCCTGGCAGGGGTTGACCACGTTGGAACACGGACGCTGGGGCGGCGACCACTGCTGGCGGCTGCCCGAGCCGCTCTCGCCGCAGCTGCGGCTGATCGCGGAGCTGGTGGACGCGCGCGAGGCGGGGGCGGCGTTCCGGCTGCCGCTGGCGGTGAACGGCCACATGACCGGTTTCCCGGTACGCCGGCCCGGCCTGGCGGGCGAGACGGCGTACCGCGCGGAGGGCCCCTCGGTCACCCTGGGCCGCCAGCTCGTCCACGACAGCCCGGCCGGCCCCCTGGGCATCGGCCTGGACGACCTCACCCGGCACGCCCTGTTCGTCGGGACCACCGGTTCGGGGAAGACGAACACGACGCTGGCGTTCTGCGAGCAGCTGTGGCGCGACCACCGGGTACCGTTCCTGGTCATCGAGCCGGTCAACTCCGAGCTGGACGACTACCGCTGGCTGGCCACACGGCCCGGGTTCGAGGACCTCGTGGTGCTCACCGTGGGCGACGAGACGACGGCTCCCCTGCGTCTGAACCCCTTCGAGGTTCCGGCCGGAGCGCGGATCAGCACACATGTGGCCGGGCTGCTGGCCTGCTTCGACGCGGCGTTCGGTCTGTGGGACCCGCTGCCGAACATCTACAACCGGGCGCTGCGGGCCACGTACGCGCGCAAGGGCGTCGTACCGACGGACGTCGCCGGCCCCGACCACGAGTGGCCCACGTTGCGCGACTTCATCACCGAGATGCGCCGGGAGTGCGAGCTGCTGGACTACTCCGGCGAGGTACGGGACAACATCGTCGCCGCGTCCAGGCTGCGGGCCGAGTCGCTGGCCGAGGGCGCCTGCGGCAGCACGCTGGACGTGACACGTTCGTACCCGGTGGAGGAGTTGCTGCGGCGCCCGGTGGTCGTGGAGCTCGCGGCGATCGGCGACAACGAGAAGGAACAGTCACTCGTGACCGCCCTGATCCTCCAGACGATGACCGAGCACTACAAGGCGAACCGCCTCGGTGGCTCGCTCTCCCACGTCACCGTGATCGAGGAGGCGCACCGCCTGCTCGGGCAGCCCGTCGCCCGGTCCGGTGACGCGAAGGAGGGCAACGCCCAGGCGCGGGCGGCCCAGGCCTTCGCCAACGTTCTCGCCGAAAACCGCAAGTACGGCGAAGGCGTGGTCATCGTCGAGCAGGTTCCCGGCAAGCTCGTCGAGGATGCGTACAAGAACACCAACCTCAAGGTCATGCACCGGCTGCCCGCCGCCGCCGATCGTGAGCTGATCGGCGGCACCATGCGCTTCTCCCCCGACCAGGAGCGCTACGCGGCCACCCTGGAACCCTTCCATGCCTTCGCCCACCACGACCGCCTCGACCGCCCGGCTCTGATCACGGTGCCCGATGTCCGCGCGGCGGCGGCCCGGGAGGCGGGCGTGGCCCGGGCCCCCTTGGCCACCTCCCCTCAACTGGCCGCCCGCTTCCGCGATTTCGCGGCCGAGGTGACGCCGGTGTCCGACGCTCTGTCCCCCTTCCCTGACTGCGACGGCTGCGCCCACCGCTGCGCGTTCCGCTCCCGCGCGAGTACTGCGGTCTGGCCCGAGCACGCGAAGGAACTCAAGGAACGGGTCGCCCGGTACCCCAAGTCCAAGCCGGAGCAGTCGGCCTGGTGGAGCGGCACGGCGGAGTGGGTCGCCGAACTGGCGGACACGGTCCCCCTCCGGGACCCCGCCCCGGACGCCCTGCGCGACTACCGAGCCTGCGTCTTCATCCACCTGGCCCGCGCCGCCTGGCAACGCAAGACCCTCCCCTGGGTCCGCCTCTACCGCACCCACACAGCCCCCGGGCCCTCCACATGA
- a CDS encoding C2 family cysteine protease, whose product MDAPASTDPTDARPPIEATEESDAPAVPEAQDTLETPSLEDARVPEDSEDTDNAPDPFEPQDVLGPSEPPEIAGETVPVEARNVLEVTEPVDAPEPEDSSDTDAAPAPFESSELPESFTAPEPASFDAEEPRMPTEAPAPLSPAESAATPDEVRSPLESGSADEAPTSVEARDPDEAPGPPFADPRGDRAIIGHDSEAQQGFLDHMRKAFGRTDGNDHAERLNGVIDRPDFQDPTSKKPESIPDRYGTPLDRPDGTRTPLFDGEPRREQTKQGGLGDCGIIATLGAVAQHHPEAIRNCVNENDDGTYSVRLHEAVFDKRYTRYEPTGKTIDLTVTPDLPVFDELPQFPAFADSVSTGVAWAPVLEKAIAGLDQTWSDERKKEYTDTCALRRIHDAPEGYVRLNRGSLPSDRAELLTQLTGLPAKTWELPQGYDHTGRSEDRQLRDEIRESLDAGLPVLVGSRRLKKGEHALIKDLRASHAYEVKAVDEEGLFHLRDPHNNGDPMPLNAKEFRATMRKSYTTLEPS is encoded by the coding sequence GTGGACGCGCCTGCCTCGACGGACCCCACCGACGCGCGCCCACCGATCGAGGCCACGGAAGAGTCCGACGCACCCGCCGTCCCGGAGGCACAGGACACGCTGGAGACGCCCAGCCTCGAAGACGCACGGGTACCGGAGGATTCCGAGGACACGGACAACGCGCCGGATCCTTTCGAGCCCCAGGACGTTCTCGGTCCGTCGGAGCCCCCGGAAATCGCCGGTGAAACCGTTCCCGTGGAGGCTCGGAACGTTCTGGAAGTCACCGAGCCCGTGGACGCGCCGGAGCCGGAGGACTCCAGCGACACGGACGCAGCGCCGGCCCCCTTCGAGTCCTCGGAACTCCCGGAATCCTTCACGGCCCCGGAGCCCGCATCCTTCGACGCCGAGGAACCCCGGATGCCCACCGAGGCCCCGGCCCCACTGTCTCCCGCCGAGTCCGCCGCCACTCCGGATGAGGTACGCAGCCCTCTGGAATCCGGTTCGGCAGACGAGGCGCCCACCTCTGTGGAGGCCCGCGATCCCGACGAGGCCCCCGGTCCGCCCTTCGCCGATCCCCGGGGCGATCGGGCAATCATCGGTCACGACAGCGAGGCACAACAGGGTTTCCTAGACCACATGAGGAAGGCGTTCGGCCGGACGGACGGCAACGACCACGCCGAGCGGCTGAACGGCGTCATCGATCGACCTGACTTCCAGGACCCCACGTCGAAAAAGCCGGAAAGCATTCCCGACCGCTATGGCACCCCCCTCGACCGGCCTGACGGCACCCGCACGCCTCTCTTCGACGGCGAACCCAGACGGGAGCAGACGAAGCAGGGCGGTCTGGGAGACTGCGGCATCATCGCCACGCTGGGCGCCGTCGCCCAGCACCACCCCGAGGCGATCCGGAACTGTGTGAACGAGAACGACGACGGCACGTATTCGGTACGTCTTCATGAGGCGGTGTTCGACAAGAGGTACACGCGCTACGAGCCGACCGGAAAGACCATCGACCTGACGGTGACCCCCGACCTGCCGGTCTTCGACGAACTCCCGCAGTTCCCCGCCTTCGCCGATTCGGTAAGCACGGGGGTGGCTTGGGCACCTGTTCTGGAGAAGGCGATCGCCGGTCTGGACCAGACGTGGAGCGACGAGCGCAAGAAGGAGTACACCGACACCTGCGCGCTGAGACGGATACACGATGCCCCGGAGGGCTACGTAAGGCTGAACCGCGGATCCCTCCCCAGCGACCGTGCGGAACTTCTCACTCAGCTCACCGGTCTTCCTGCCAAGACGTGGGAGCTGCCTCAGGGCTATGACCACACCGGGCGCAGCGAGGACCGCCAGCTCCGGGACGAGATACGGGAGTCCCTCGACGCCGGACTGCCTGTTCTGGTCGGCTCGCGCAGACTCAAGAAGGGCGAGCACGCGCTCATCAAGGATCTGCGCGCCTCACACGCGTACGAAGTGAAAGCCGTGGACGAGGAGGGCCTGTTCCATCTCCGCGACCCACACAACAACGGCGATCCCATGCCCCTGAACGCCAAGGAATTCCGGGCCACGATGCGTAAGTCCTACACCACATTGGAGCCGTCATGA
- a CDS encoding DUF6406 domain-containing protein, with protein sequence MTVSQICLTAGIQRNTDIGSFGVIYVDARAETPLTVRLVVSGAEENRYNLHLGDTFPVGEDTWYLDRVEDPTGDWAVFLSQAEQGEPATTP encoded by the coding sequence ATGACCGTCAGTCAGATCTGTCTCACCGCCGGAATCCAACGGAACACGGACATCGGAAGCTTCGGCGTGATCTACGTCGACGCACGCGCCGAGACGCCCCTCACCGTGCGCCTCGTCGTTTCCGGAGCCGAGGAGAACCGATACAACCTGCACCTCGGCGACACCTTCCCCGTGGGCGAAGACACCTGGTACCTCGACCGCGTCGAGGACCCGACCGGTGACTGGGCCGTCTTTCTGAGCCAGGCCGAACAGGGCGAACCCGCCACCACACCGTGA
- a CDS encoding flavodoxin family protein, whose translation MTRRFLFVLGSSRPDGNTEMLARAAAEQLPDDVEQRWLDLAEHPLPDFEDLRHDSDHVRPEGDNRALLLDATLAATDIVIVSPLYWYSVSAHVKRYLDHWSGWLRTPGLDFKETMAGRTLWGVTALAHYEEEVAEPLIGTLNNSAAYLGMRFGGVLLGNGSKPGDVLRDTAALTRAKTFLTEEPPFARFPYDTDTATDADADTATDADAAAA comes from the coding sequence ATGACCCGCCGATTCCTGTTCGTCCTCGGCAGCAGCCGGCCGGACGGCAACACCGAGATGCTGGCCCGCGCGGCCGCCGAGCAGTTGCCGGATGACGTCGAACAGCGCTGGCTGGACCTCGCCGAGCACCCGCTGCCGGACTTCGAGGATCTGCGTCATGACAGTGACCATGTGCGGCCGGAGGGGGACAACCGGGCGCTGCTGCTGGACGCCACGCTCGCGGCCACGGACATCGTGATCGTGTCGCCGCTGTACTGGTATTCCGTGTCGGCCCACGTCAAGCGGTACCTCGACCACTGGTCCGGGTGGCTGCGCACCCCGGGTCTCGACTTCAAGGAGACGATGGCGGGCCGCACCCTCTGGGGTGTCACCGCGCTCGCCCACTACGAGGAAGAGGTCGCCGAGCCGCTCATCGGGACGCTCAACAACTCCGCCGCGTACCTGGGCATGCGGTTCGGCGGAGTCCTGCTGGGCAACGGCAGCAAGCCCGGTGATGTACTCCGCGACACGGCGGCACTGACCCGCGCGAAGACGTTCCTCACCGAGGAACCGCCGTTCGCGCGCTTCCCGTACGACACGGACACCGCCACGGACGCCGACGCGGACACCGCCACGGACGCCGACGCGGCTGCCGCCTGA
- a CDS encoding ABC transporter permease, translated as MSRVDSSGERGPGVGMSGGGATPEEAAAEAASPTVATRTPSLLWTFGLFRSELVTTFRRWRTIALLGVLAAVPVLVGIAVRIETGGGSGGGPGGGGGGGGGPAFIAQITNNGLFLVFTALAATLPFFLPMAVGVIAGDAIAGEANAGTLRYLLVSPAGRTRLLLTKYATTMTFCLVATLVVAASALAVGALLFPLGDLTTISGTRISFAEGLLRALLIALAVAASLIGVAALGLFVSTLTNSGIAAMATTVGLLITVQILDQIPQLDALHPYFFSHYWLSFADLMREPVYWDDLQRNLGLQALYAAVFGTAAWARFTAKDITA; from the coding sequence ATGTCGCGGGTTGATTCGTCGGGGGAGCGGGGGCCGGGGGTCGGCATGTCCGGTGGCGGAGCCACGCCGGAGGAAGCGGCGGCCGAAGCCGCTTCGCCGACGGTCGCCACTCGTACGCCCAGCCTCTTGTGGACCTTCGGGCTGTTCCGCAGCGAGTTGGTGACGACCTTCCGGCGGTGGCGGACGATCGCGCTGCTGGGTGTGCTCGCGGCGGTGCCGGTCCTCGTCGGGATCGCGGTGCGCATCGAGACGGGTGGTGGGTCGGGGGGCGGACCTGGCGGTGGGGGCGGCGGTGGCGGCGGGCCCGCGTTCATCGCACAGATCACCAACAACGGGTTGTTCCTGGTGTTCACGGCGCTGGCCGCGACGCTCCCCTTCTTCCTGCCGATGGCGGTCGGTGTGATCGCCGGCGACGCGATCGCGGGCGAGGCGAACGCGGGCACCCTCCGCTATCTGCTGGTCTCGCCTGCGGGCCGGACCCGGCTGCTGCTCACCAAGTACGCGACGACCATGACGTTCTGCCTGGTCGCGACCCTCGTTGTAGCGGCCTCCGCACTGGCGGTCGGAGCATTGCTGTTCCCTCTCGGCGACCTGACGACGATCTCCGGCACGCGGATCAGTTTCGCCGAGGGCCTGCTGCGGGCGCTGCTGATAGCGCTCGCGGTGGCCGCGTCACTGATCGGGGTCGCGGCCCTCGGCCTGTTCGTCTCCACCCTCACCAACAGCGGCATCGCCGCGATGGCCACCACGGTCGGGCTCCTCATCACCGTGCAGATCCTCGACCAGATCCCCCAGCTCGACGCCCTCCACCCGTACTTCTTCTCCCACTACTGGCTCTCCTTCGCCGACCTCATGCGCGAGCCGGTCTACTGGGACGACCTCCAACGCAACCTCGGCCTCCAGGCCCTGTACGCGGCGGTGTTCGGAACGGCGGCGTGGGCGAGGTTCACGGCGAAGGACATCACGGCCTGA
- a CDS encoding ABC transporter ATP-binding protein, protein MTDAAIHTQGLTKIFRGGQVAVDHLELTVPGGSVFGFLGPNGSGKTTTIRMLMGLIEPTSGTARVLGLPMPRSTRTVLPHVGALIEGPALYGFLSGRDNLLRYDSADPTADPRTRRTRVAAALDRVGLAAAAGKKAKAYSLGMKQRLGLAAALLQPRRLLVLDEPTNGLDPQGMREIRSLIRELASDGTTVFLSSHLLDEIEQVCTHAAVMAHGRLLVQGAVTELAAGARGRLVVTTPDTADAARVLKEQGIGDVVVTEEDGTAGPGIGTRAGTRFGVDGVGAGEGGRVTAEPPPPDRDLAELNAALVTAGVRVRGFVLERASLEDAFVALTGEGFDVAG, encoded by the coding sequence ATGACCGACGCAGCCATTCACACCCAGGGGCTGACCAAGATCTTCCGTGGCGGCCAGGTGGCCGTTGACCACCTGGAACTGACGGTTCCCGGCGGCAGCGTCTTCGGCTTCCTCGGCCCGAACGGCTCGGGCAAGACCACCACCATCCGCATGCTGATGGGCCTGATCGAGCCGACCTCGGGCACGGCCCGGGTCCTCGGCCTGCCCATGCCGCGCTCCACCCGGACCGTCCTCCCGCACGTGGGCGCGCTCATCGAGGGGCCCGCCCTTTACGGGTTCCTCTCCGGCCGCGACAACCTGCTGCGCTACGACTCCGCCGACCCGACCGCCGACCCGCGCACCCGGCGTACGCGGGTCGCGGCCGCCCTCGACCGGGTGGGGCTCGCGGCCGCCGCCGGAAAGAAGGCGAAGGCGTACTCGCTGGGCATGAAACAGCGGCTGGGCCTCGCCGCGGCGCTGCTCCAGCCGCGTCGGCTCCTCGTCCTCGACGAGCCGACCAACGGGCTCGACCCGCAGGGAATGCGTGAAATCCGTTCCCTGATACGGGAGTTGGCGTCCGACGGCACCACCGTCTTCCTCTCCTCGCACCTGCTCGACGAGATCGAGCAGGTGTGCACCCATGCCGCCGTCATGGCTCACGGCCGGCTCCTCGTCCAGGGCGCGGTGACCGAACTCGCCGCCGGTGCGCGTGGCCGCCTCGTCGTCACCACCCCCGACACGGCGGACGCGGCCAGGGTGCTCAAGGAGCAGGGCATCGGGGATGTGGTCGTGACGGAGGAGGACGGGACCGCTGGGCCCGGGATCGGGACTCGGGCTGGGACTCGGTTCGGGGTCGACGGGGTCGGGGCCGGCGAGGGGGGCCGGGTGACGGCGGAACCGCCACCACCCGACCGCGACCTCGCCGAACTGAACGCCGCACTGGTCACCGCGGGCGTCCGCGTCCGCGGCTTCGTCCTCGAACGCGCCTCACTGGAGGACGCGTTCGTGGCGCTCACGGGGGAGGGCTTCGATGTCGCGGGTTGA